From one Rosa rugosa chromosome 4, drRosRugo1.1, whole genome shotgun sequence genomic stretch:
- the LOC133744743 gene encoding uncharacterized protein LOC133744743 yields the protein MAAVAPSLLFEEAVVSLLGGEDAIHDSFFYLCGRLLSKKAVVLSSFSTAISNVWGLKERILIRQEEEDIFVFQFKEMEVKNRVLSGGPWFYNNSMLLLADYDGVFNLGAAPLHLLVWVAVKGLRIAMRNEKALTLIGRVLGDFVRVDQGAVQRKDHVQRIRVIHDVRRRIWARRRFVFSSVVSVMVELQYEKFHGLCAACGFLAMGEVHVTRGGHGSVRIGVRPKPQPNRFIRLCYI from the coding sequence ATGGCGGCGGTGGCTCCGTCATTACTATTCGAAGAGGCCGTGGTGAGCCTGCTTGGTGGAGAGGATGCTATCCATGATTCTTTTTTCTATCTCTGTGGCCGACTTCTGTCCAAGAAGGCGGTGGTGCTTTCGTCGTTTTCGACGGCAATCTCCAATGTTTGGGGATTGAAGGAGAGGATTTTGATCcggcaggaggaggaggacatcTTTGTCTTCCAATTTAAGGAGATGGAGGTGAAGAATCGGGTACTCTCGGGGGGTCCTTGGTTCTATAACAACTCCATGCTGTTGCTGGCGGATTATGACGGAGTCTTTAACCTAGGAGCGGCGCCGCTGCATCTCCTTGTGTGGGTGGCTGTGAAAGGGTTGCGGATAGCGATGCGGAATGAGAAAGCCCTAACCCTAATCGGACGCGTACTGGGGGACTTTGTTCGAGTTGATCAGGGGGCGGTGCAGAGAAAGGATCATGTCCAGAGGATCCGTGTGATTCATGATGTTCGCCGGAGGATTTGGGCACGACGGAGGTTTGTCTTTTCATCGGTTGTTTCAGTGATGGTGGAGTTGCAATATGAAAAATTCCATGGGTTATGTGCGGCTTGTGGTTTTTTGGCCATGGGGGAGGTCCATGTGACTAGGGGTGGGCACGGTTCGGTGCGGATCGGTGTTAGGCCaaaaccgcaaccaaaccgcttCATTCGGTTGTGCTATATctaa